One genomic region from Gemmobacter aquarius encodes:
- a CDS encoding recombinase family protein translates to MPLIGYARISTEDQTALPQVLELRSAGCVEIAEEQASGGSRTRPVLARVLDQLRVGDTLVVVRIDRLARSLSHLLEIIERLEAKGAHFRSLQDPIDTASPQGKFTLQVLGAAAEFERTLIRERTKAGLRSAKAEGRVGGNPGLKAGDPVAIRKARAARVESHFQKLNASAEQWVPEVRRLRPGLPWEDVLRIVNSGLPSEAQPWSLPRLIRAAKTFVREGLLPDTVLSRATASDKDDRLPAIVAGIKGADPKMTLQAICDRLETMRERTPRGRSKWEPSSVKMILERAKKLRLLY, encoded by the coding sequence GTGCCACTCATCGGATACGCGCGTATTTCCACCGAAGATCAAACCGCCCTGCCCCAAGTTCTGGAGTTGCGCTCCGCAGGCTGCGTGGAAATTGCCGAAGAGCAAGCCTCGGGCGGCAGTCGCACCCGGCCTGTTCTGGCGCGTGTGCTGGATCAACTGCGCGTTGGCGATACACTTGTCGTGGTTCGGATCGACCGCCTGGCCCGTTCACTCTCTCACCTCTTGGAGATCATTGAGCGGTTGGAGGCGAAAGGCGCACATTTCCGGTCCTTGCAGGATCCAATCGACACGGCGTCGCCTCAGGGCAAGTTCACCTTGCAGGTTCTGGGTGCGGCCGCCGAGTTTGAACGGACCTTGATACGCGAGCGCACCAAGGCCGGGTTGCGATCTGCGAAGGCAGAAGGGCGGGTTGGCGGCAACCCAGGCCTAAAGGCGGGCGACCCCGTGGCAATCCGCAAGGCAAGAGCCGCGCGAGTGGAAAGCCATTTCCAGAAACTGAATGCCAGTGCTGAACAGTGGGTGCCGGAAGTGCGCCGTCTGAGACCGGGCCTGCCTTGGGAAGACGTGCTGCGCATCGTCAATTCAGGTCTGCCGAGCGAGGCGCAGCCTTGGTCCCTGCCCCGCCTGATCCGTGCTGCCAAAACCTTCGTCCGCGAAGGCCTGCTGCCAGACACTGTCCTTTCCCGTGCGACCGCATCCGACAAGGATGATCGCCTGCCCGCCATCGTCGCGGGCATCAAAGGCGCAGATCCCAAGATGACTCTTCAAGCCATCTGCGACCGGCTAGAGACCATGCGCGAACGGACACCT